A region from the Corticium candelabrum chromosome 14, ooCorCand1.1, whole genome shotgun sequence genome encodes:
- the LOC134189982 gene encoding short transient receptor potential channel 7-like, whose product MTLSGIFCNLARFNPMKAVLYYNFRDEMEDIAVTMLDAATNHTQQPLIITDKLLATALDKNQKKVIGHTKMQDYLALQWCGSRSFSFQTLLYAIWLISVYCIKLTLAPFVIPIAAVLYGRDFRKLVWRRLFVCTPSIARYATTTLVYLAFVSVIMYDSVSTAGLRDPRHFLVSDYVMTVFLAGFLLNGVCKLTSSGPATYFCKVKNLMDISVIVLFAINYTIRFHNKIVYHDTDLRDTIDSISLSHRVASLAYALGSLLAVLRVLGYLQIIYSIGPILTSFRKITAATTSFIFILLVFLIAFAVALTNVYAANSYSLSLDIVHDCLHQSNTTKPFIQNALSPPAAITGCIQYAMELADPPLRPAVAADVIKSAVNLVWATFGLIETDDYKSYNKIETTIGQFLLAMWLVSAIIILTNMLVAMITNIFDKVQDNADLEWKFTQAEVIWETVTVPSVQPPFNIPYYVAMTLGYLITLCPLCHCTRKIHNIESEVSDDPLASSINSNLSLWEAYQSEIKKRKQSEPVTKKKLERLQDKLIQEIQSIKRESRAAYSRNTTSSDSGCSTDQLDSDVFTLSTGQDISHTVEHMQMYLEKLSEDINKVKMQLLMTEIRKTPVPV is encoded by the exons ATGACGTTGAGTGGCATCTTTTGTAATCTTGCACGTTTTAACCCCATGAAAGCCGTTTTGTACTACAATTTCAGAGACGAGATGGAAGACATAGCAGTAACAATGCTCGATGCAGCCACCAATCACACTCAACAACCTCTAATAATAACAGACAAGCTACTAGCTACTGCCTTAGACAAAAATCAGAAAAAG GTGATTGGACATACAAAAATGCAGGATTATTTAGCTCTGCAGTGGTGCGGGTCAAGGAGCTTCTCATTTCAAACCCTTCTTTATGCTATCTGGCTGATATCAGTGTATTGTATCAAGCTGACACTAGCACCGTTTGTTATCCCCATTGCAGCAGTGCTGTATGGTAGAGATTTTCGGAAACTAGTATGGAGACGACTGTTCGTGTGTACTCCTTCCATTGCTAGATACGCGACTACGACACTCGTGTATTTAGCCTTTGTGTCTGTCATAATGTATGACTCGGTCAGCACAGCTGGACTTCGTGATCCTCGACACTTTCTTGTATCGGATTATGTTATGACTGTTTTCCTAGCCGGATTTCTGCTCAATGGAGTGTGTAAGCTAACGAGCAGTGGACCAGCCACCTACTTTTGCAAAGTCAAGAATCTAATGGATATATCCGTGATTGTGTTATTTGCTATCAACTACACAATCAGATTTCATAACAAGATTGTCTATCATGATACCGACCTCAGAGATACAATTGATTCGATATCTCTGAGTCACCGAGTGGCCTCCCTTGCCTATGCTCTGGGCAGCCTATTGGCTGTTCTTCGTGTTCTTGGATATCTTCAAATCATTTACAGCATTGGACCGATTTTGACTTCATTCAGAAAAATCACCGCAGCCACTACATCATTCATTTTCATTCTACTTGTCTTTCTCATCGCATTTGCTGTCGCACTGACGAACGTCTATGCAGCAAACTCGTATAGTCTAAGTCTTGATATTGTCCACGACTGCTTACATCAATCCAATACAACAAAGCCATTTATACAGAACGCACTAAGTCCGCCTGCTGCGATTACTGgatgcatacagtatgcaaTGGAATTAGCTGACCCACCTCTACGACCTGCTGTTGCAGCTGA TGTTATCAAGTCTGCTGTTAACCTCGTGTGGGCTACATTTGGCTTGATTGAGACAGACGACTACAAGTCATACAACAAAATCGAGACAACTATAGGGCAATTTCTTCTTGCCATGTGGCTCGTATCAGCAATCATTATACTCACTAATATGCTG gTTGCCATGATCACAAACATCTTTGATAAAGTTCAA GACAACGCTGACTTGGAGTGGAAGTTCACACAGGCAGAAGTGATCTGGGAGACAGTAACAGTACCATCCGTACAACCACCATTCAACATTCCGTATTACGTAGCAATGACTTTGGGATACTTGATAACGTTATGTCCACTATGTCACTGTACAAGA AAAATTCATAACATCGAAAGCGAAGTAAGTGATGATCCCCTTGCATCAAGTATCAACAGCAATCTATCTCTGTGGGAAGCATACCAGTCAGAAATCAAAAAAAGGAAGCAATCAGAACCAGTCACTAAGAAGAAACTAGAACGTCTACAAGACAAACTAATTCAG GAGATACAATCTATAAAGAGGGAGTCTCGAGCAGCTTACAGTAGAAACACGACGAGTTCTGACAGTGGGTGCTCAACAGACCAACTTGACTCAGATGTGTTCACACTCTCAACAGGACAAGATATTAGTCACACAGTCGAGCACATGCAGATGTACTTGGAAAAGCTATCGGAAGATATAAACAAGGTCAAGATGCAATTGCTCATGACAGAAATAAGAAAAACTCCTGTACCTGTGTAG